A single genomic interval of Drosophila virilis strain 15010-1051.87 chromosome 2, Dvir_AGI_RSII-ME, whole genome shotgun sequence harbors:
- the LOC116650323 gene encoding uncharacterized protein, whose translation MRCVSLCCWWCCIPALVIGQIKTVVEDEYQNQFFAIISQVDRLGIFKNFITYADNKEQANEYGTSVSLQQRLMETFERPVIVAGTEIGLLRNIINDRNLAIIFFNGMHDSTLSTVDETLRSLKTIMTIFVYKLKRNLMPSLGHLEVFFTWCWNRQFYNIILLHKYKSTFEIWSYEMKREMKIYRLTNLTVSQEEQRAHYKFADMGQYRSVVAVYQNLPDTFFYKSKDGTVALGGHLGILLDEFMRHVNGTMDIMPLSFRNYTNAIAKGHKGGRIVDIGANLVTDLSFASYSPIVLATRTCLILPHNVFSIREFTLTYNGNNSLILFFVFYTIVQGVIKRIANPRLPFGVLVYRIFLLAMGQSMDSLFDDIPSALSERLVVVDKETRDKHVQALNDSYAYVMQSHKWLLMEFIQRRLLQPKLQLGPNKLCGVQRYLRFHLRLDLSYARVLKYFVTQIRETGLPRKLMQLGLRKAQETGIISEAPYEPPIRYPLPINFFEKGFILFACGISTSLAVFLLELVYYRWNHSRNSLRNINIRF comes from the exons ATGAGGTGTGTTAGCCTCtgttgctggtggtgctgcatTCCGGCCCTGGTGATTGGCCAAATAAAGACCGTAGTGGAAGATGAATATCAAAACCAATTTTTTGCAATCATCTCACAAGTGGACAGATTGGGAATATTCAAGAACTTTATCACATACGCTGATAATAAGGAACAGGCAAACGAATATGGAACATCCGTTTCGCTGCAGCAACGTCTAATGGAAACCTTCGAGCGACCTGTTATTGTGGCTGGTACCGAAATTGGGCTGCTTCGAAATATCATCAATGATCGAAATCTagcgataattttttttaatggcatGCATGATTCTACGCTGAGTACGGTGGATGAAACCTTGAGAAGTCTGAAGACAATTATGACTATATTTGTGTACAAGTTGAAAAGGAATCTAATGCCCTCTCTTGGTCACTTGGAAGTCTTCTTTACCTGGTGCTGGAATAGACAGTTTTACAATATTATACTTCTTCATAAGTACAAAAGCACGTTTGAAATCTGGTCATATGAAATGAAAAGAGAAATGAAGATATACAGACTAACTAATTTGACCGTAAGCCAAGAGGAACAACGGGCTCATTATAAGTTCGCTGATATGGGACAATACCGATCCGTAGTTGCCGTTTACCAGAATTTGCCAGATACATTTTTT tACAAAAGCAAGGACGGCACTGTTGCCCTTGGCGGTCATCTTGGTATTCTGTTGGATGAATTCATGCGCCATGTCAACGGAACTATGGACATTATGCCGTTGTCATTTCGCAATTATACGAATGCAATCGCCAAAGGTCATAAGGGAGGTCGAATTGTTGATATTGGCGCGAATCTGGTGACGGACTTGAGTTTTGCATCGTATAGTCCGATAGTATTGGCAACACGCACCTGCCTGATCTTGCCCCATAATGTGTTTTCTATACGGGAGTTTACGTTAACCTACAACGGTAACAATTCATTAATTCTGTTCTTTGTATTTTACACCATCGTACAAGGTGTGATTAAGCGAATAGCAAATCCACGCTTGCCATTTGGTGTGCTGGTATATAGGATTTTTCTGCTCGCCATGGGACAATCT ATGGACAGTCTTTTCGATGACATACCATCGGCTCTTAGTGAACGGCTTGTAGTTGTTGATAAGGAGACAAGGGATAAGCATGTTCAAGCCCTGAACGACAGCTACGCCTATGTGATGCAATCACACAAATGGCTGCTAATGGAGTTCATCCAGCGGCGGCTGCTCCAGCCCAAACTGCAACTGGGCCCCAATAAGTTGTGCGGCGTTCAGCGTTATTTGAGGTTTCATCTGCGTTTGGACCTATCCTACGCAAGAGTTTTAAAATACTTCGTGACACAAATACGTGAAACGGGTCTGCCTAGAAAGCTGATGCAACTGGGTCTGCGTAAGGCGCAGGAGACTGGAATTATTAGTGAGGCTCCTTACGAGCCGCCCATCCGATATCCATTGCCCATAAATTTCTTTGAGAAGGGCTTTATATTGTTCGCATGTGGTATATCGACGAGTCTG
- the LOC26531200 gene encoding uncharacterized protein translates to MLSVAQKTLNGLQSMWIIFVYKTDGILASTTILIEAFFHWCSNTNFDNVMLVLKRNNEYEIWSFEIKLRMKIFQFSVKSIGKAISQKLCKQGEMGQYRSLVAVFQSLPDAFVYNSSKNGTLMRLGGDTGLLLKSFIHHINGSMNILPLSYDEYMKKVPQDCTQDRCIDIGANMLSNFSVSPQSPVLRVTQTCLVLPYDSWIALEVYPLSFDKNYSLLAFIVLSTVVYVVIKRISNPHLSLGASLFSCLRLAAGQSIPGRTFRRLGLPEKLMEVFTHIYNLLVMSLFGSALATALITGLRKPEILDTKTFLASGLRIMVFPEQLQSLFDYIPHALSNRLIVEDESARDRHVYSLNNSYAYVMETHKWIILEFIQRRLRKPKLRLGPQALCSAQRYLTFHMRSGLCFGRALKQFTMQAHEAGLTSKKWTQLGLRQAEAAGMLSQAPYDPLIRQPLQIKFYGEAFIFYSFSLFLSLITLVLECLYAYCRTRNTVIIV, encoded by the exons ATGCTTAGCGTGGCGCAAAAAACATTGAACGGGCTTCAATCAATGTGGATCATATTTGTGTACAAAACGGATGGAATTTTGGCTTCGACAACTATTTTAATCGAGGCCTTCTTTCACTGGTGCTCTAATACAAATTTCGATAATGTGATGCTCGTCTTGAAGCGAAACAACGAGTACGAGATTTGGtcatttgaaattaaattgagaATGAAAATATTCCAGTTTTCGGTAAAGTCTATAGGCAAGGCGATAAGTCAGAAATTATGCAAGCAGGGAGAAATGGGACAGTACAGATCTTTGGTTGCTGTTTTTCAGAGTTTGCCAGATGCATTTGTG TACAATTCTTCAAAGAATGGCACCCTTATGCGCCTTGGCGGTGATACTGGCCTCCTTTTAAAGTCATTTATTCACCACATAAACGGCTCCATGAACATTTTGCCACTATCATATGATGAATATATGAAGAAAGTTCCACAAGACTGTACGCAAGATAGATGCATTGATATCGGCGCAAACATGCTATCCAACTTCAGTGTATCTCCGCAGAGTCCGGTGTTGAGGGTGACACAAACCTGCTTGGTGTTGCCCTACGATAGTTGGATTGCTCTGGAAGTCTATCCATTATCGTTCGACAAGAACTATTCCCTATTagcatttattgtattatcCACTGTTGTGTATGTCGTGATTAAGCGCATATCGAATCCACACTTATCTCTAGGTGCGAGCCTGTTTAGTTGTTTACGACTCGCTGCGGGACAATCCATACCAGGCCGTACATTCCGTCGCCTGGGCCTCCCAGAGAAGTTAATGGAGGTCTTTACGCATATCTACAATCTTTTGGTTATGAGCCTTTTTGGCAGCGCCCTGGCTACGGCTCTAATTACAGGTTTGCGCAAACCCGAAATTCTGGACACTAAAACGTTTTTGGCCAGTGGACTGCGTATTATGGTATTTCCCGAGCAGCTGCAGAGCCTCTTCGACTATATACCGCATGCGTTAAGTAATCGTTTGATCGTTGAGGACGAGAGTGCCAGGGATCGTCATGTTTACTCCTTGAACAACAGCTATGCGTATGTCATGGAAACACACAAATGGATAATATTGGAGTTCATCCAGAGGCGCCTGCGCAAACCCAAGCTGCGATTGGGTCCACAAGCGTTGTGCAGTGCTCAACGGTATTTGACGTTTCATATGCGTTCGGGTCTGTGCTTCGGGCGTGCTCTGAAACAATTTACAATGCAAGCACACGAGGCGGGGTTAACTAGTAAAAAGTGGACGCAACTAGGACTTCGTCAGGCGGAGGCGGCCGGCATGCTAAGTCAGGCACCCTACGATCCGCTCATCCGGCAGCCGCtgcaaataaaattctatGGAGAAGCTTTTATTTTCTACAGCTTCAGCTTGTTTCTGAGTCTGATAACTTTGGTGCTGGAGTGCCTGTACGCGTATTGTAGGACACGTAATACTGTAATCATAGTTTAA
- the LOC6632876 gene encoding putative uncharacterized protein DDB_G0282133, producing the protein MFWILRRTGAANFFNSLNNNCSFSKGNGNGGAGGNGNHSNSTQDKYVKRPPRKAYGRLSAEADDTVSLGHKIDDPFDELDDFEMLAPGAASSSSNGNNHNHNGNGNNNTNSNNINGHEEANGNEKGLQLLPCTNADCQGNFVVESALCELGLCQAKGKSSKDLSTSAMSASSKQINESTISRLHALAMADDDDDYDESLTCNVCDRSFHCHRQLASHQQKKRHFGCSGCDSLFPSLMLLEHHKEEFEHWSDDEMGRRVCCRRNRCDDDYFTDTDSYISDAESEDLERLL; encoded by the exons ATGTTTTGGATCTTACGTCGCACAGGCGCCGCCAATTTTTTCAACTCCctcaacaacaattgcagcttCAGCAAGGGCAACGGCAATGGTGGCGCCGGCGGCAATGgcaaccacagcaacagcacccaGG ACAAATATGTGAAGAGGCCGCCACGCAAAGCTTACGGCAGGCTGAGCGCAGAGGCGGACGATACCGTGTCACTGGGCCATAAAATCGATGATCCATTCGATGAGCTAGACGACTTTGAAATGCTGGCACCTGgtgccgccagcagcagcagcaatggcaatAACCATAAccacaacggcaacggcaacaacaacacgaacagcaacaacatcaatggCCATGAGGAGGCCAATGGCAATGAGAAGGGCCTGCAGCTATTGCCATGTACGAATGCCGATTGCCAGGGAAACTTTGTGGTGGAGAGCGCTTTATGTGAGCTTGGCCTGTGCCAGGCCAAAGGCAAATCATCAAAGGATCTGTCAACTTCTGCCATGTCCGCATCCAGTAAACAGATTAACGAAAGCACAATAAGCCGCCTCCACGCACTGGCCATGGCCGACGATGATGACGACTATG ATGAATCGCTAACCTGCAATGTGTGTGATCGCTCCTTCCATTGCCATCGGCAACTGGCCTCGCATCAGCAAAAGAAGCGACACTTTGG CTGCAGCGGTTGCGATAGCTTGTTCCCCTCGCTGATGCTGCTGGAGCACCACAAAGAGGAGTTCGAACATTGGAGCGACGATGAAATGGGGCGTCGCGTCTGCTGTCGTCGCAATCGCTGCGACGATGACTACTTCACGGACACCGACTCCTATATAAGCGATGCGGAGAGCGAGGATCTCGAAAGGTTGTTGTAA